The following are encoded together in the Pseudomonas sp. IB20 genome:
- a CDS encoding ABC transporter transmembrane domain-containing protein: MPSMLSVRQRRAIRLASRFIAPYRWHALGALLALIVTAGITLSMGQGIRLLVDQGFMTQSPHLLNQSIGLFMILVLGLAVGTFARFYLVSWIGERVVADIRRQVFNHLIYLHPGFYENNRSSEIQSRLTTDTTLLQSVIGSSLSLFLRNALMVIGGIVLLFVTNPKLTSIVVIALPLVLAPILIFGRRVRSLSRLSQDRIADVGSYVSETLGQIKTVQAYNHQVQDEQRFAVTVEEAFATARKRIAQRAWLITLVIMLVLGAVGVMLWVGGMDVISGRISGGELAAFVFYSLIVGSAVGTLSEVLGELQRAAGAAERIGELLQSSNEIQAPAAGTVQLPQRVSGRMELQDLRFSYPSRPDSYAIDGVSLTINPGETLALVGPSGAGKSTIFDLLLRFYDPQQGCILLEGHALTELDPMDLRRHFALVSQSPALFFGSVEENIRYGNPSATTAQVEVAARIAHAHDFILQMPDGYQTHLGDGGMGLSGGQRQRLAIARALLVDAPILLLDEATSALDAQSEHLIQQALPQLMQGRTTLVIAHRLATVKNADRIAVMDQGKLVAVGTHQQLIASNPLYARLAALQFSDGLEVANSEG, encoded by the coding sequence CTGCCCTCCATGCTTTCAGTCCGTCAACGCCGCGCGATCCGCCTGGCCAGCCGCTTCATTGCGCCCTACCGCTGGCACGCGCTGGGTGCCCTGTTGGCGCTGATCGTCACGGCGGGCATCACCTTGTCCATGGGCCAGGGCATTCGCCTGTTGGTGGATCAGGGCTTTATGACGCAATCGCCGCACCTGCTCAACCAGTCCATCGGCTTGTTCATGATTCTGGTGTTGGGCCTGGCCGTGGGCACGTTTGCGCGGTTTTACCTGGTGTCGTGGATCGGCGAACGGGTGGTGGCGGACATTCGCCGGCAGGTGTTCAACCACCTGATCTACCTGCACCCAGGCTTTTACGAAAACAACCGCAGTTCGGAAATCCAGTCACGGCTGACCACCGACACCACCTTGCTGCAATCAGTGATCGGCTCGTCGCTGTCATTGTTTCTGCGCAACGCCTTGATGGTCATCGGCGGCATCGTGTTGCTGTTTGTCACCAACCCCAAGCTCACCAGTATCGTGGTGATCGCGCTGCCGCTGGTGCTGGCGCCGATCCTGATCTTCGGGCGCCGTGTGCGCAGCCTCTCGCGCCTGAGCCAGGACCGCATCGCCGACGTGGGCAGCTATGTGTCCGAGACCCTCGGCCAGATCAAGACCGTGCAGGCCTACAACCACCAAGTGCAGGACGAACAGCGCTTCGCCGTGACCGTGGAGGAGGCATTTGCCACGGCGCGCAAGCGCATCGCACAGCGCGCCTGGCTGATTACTTTGGTGATCATGCTGGTGCTGGGCGCTGTGGGCGTGATGCTCTGGGTCGGTGGTATGGACGTGATCAGCGGGCGTATTTCCGGTGGTGAGCTGGCGGCGTTCGTGTTCTACAGCCTGATCGTCGGCAGCGCTGTTGGCACCCTGAGCGAAGTGCTCGGCGAGCTGCAGCGCGCCGCCGGTGCCGCCGAGCGGATTGGCGAGTTGTTGCAGTCGAGTAACGAAATTCAGGCGCCTGCCGCCGGTACTGTGCAATTGCCGCAGCGCGTCAGCGGCCGCATGGAACTGCAAGACCTGCGCTTTTCCTACCCTTCGCGGCCCGACAGCTACGCCATCGACGGTGTGAGCCTGACCATCAATCCCGGCGAAACCCTGGCCTTGGTCGGCCCGTCCGGTGCCGGTAAATCGACGATTTTCGACCTGCTGCTGCGTTTCTACGACCCCCAGCAAGGCTGCATCCTGCTGGAAGGCCACGCACTGACCGAACTCGACCCGATGGACCTGCGCCGCCACTTCGCGTTGGTATCCCAGAGCCCGGCGCTGTTTTTCGGTAGCGTCGAAGAAAACATTCGCTACGGCAACCCGTCCGCCACCACCGCCCAGGTCGAGGTTGCCGCGCGCATCGCCCACGCCCACGACTTCATCCTGCAAATGCCCGACGGCTACCAGACCCATCTCGGCGACGGCGGCATGGGCCTCTCCGGCGGTCAGCGCCAACGCCTGGCCATCGCCCGCGCGTTGCTGGTGGACGCACCGATCCTGCTGTTGGACGAAGCCACCAGCGCGCTGGATGCCCAGAGTGAACACTTGATTCAGCAGGCGTTGCCGCAACTGATGCAGGGCCGCACCACGTTGGTGATTGCGCATCGGTTGGCGACGGTGAAGAACGCCGATCGGATCGCGGTGATGGACCAGGGCAAGCTAGTGGCGGTAGGCACGCACCAGCAGTTGATAGCGAGCAATCCGCTGTATGCGCGGTTGGCGGCGTTGCAGTTCAGTGATGGGCTTGAGGTCGCCAATAGCGAGGGCTGA